One genomic segment of Marinitoga piezophila KA3 includes these proteins:
- a CDS encoding ABC transporter substrate-binding protein, translating to MKKIILVSLIISIVVFSFAIETLVVSSRLWTPPTEKEFIINEIIKPFEDMYNCKVKFQTMDDQSIMDQVDVQVRTNKVTTDVIILYASNMPKMVDKGYVYDLTPYVEKWTDRTFSKGFDSMTMFNGRRYFLPVGADVYLTLINKKALKYKPENIDINNMTWEQLAEWANLVAKAEGEGKFAVTGVPMKSLIYQIGAIALSYGADWPNLDNPGSMAAWYLIYKMKDAFSPAIKTYDDTRPPMKRGETWMTVAHCARVGEVYNSNPTQFIVAPAPKGPAGRGSVAGTSGFAIVKGTKHFNLALKFLEYMTRPDIMLKASKGTGGFIPPVDEAIKYLGNDAQDEIIKNAVTVMNTGVLSYIAPIWKDWGQVKLVYDDLFKKMILEDKKFEPDLMELYQFKIDAMRK from the coding sequence ATGAAGAAGATTATTTTGGTATCTTTGATTATTTCAATTGTTGTTTTTTCTTTTGCTATTGAAACATTAGTAGTATCTTCAAGATTATGGACTCCACCAACAGAAAAGGAGTTTATTATTAACGAGATTATTAAACCATTTGAAGATATGTATAATTGTAAGGTTAAATTCCAGACAATGGATGACCAGAGTATAATGGATCAAGTAGATGTTCAGGTTAGAACAAATAAGGTAACTACAGATGTAATAATATTATATGCTTCAAACATGCCTAAAATGGTAGATAAAGGATATGTATATGATTTAACTCCTTATGTTGAAAAATGGACAGATAGAACATTTTCTAAAGGTTTTGATTCAATGACCATGTTTAATGGAAGAAGGTATTTCTTACCTGTAGGAGCTGATGTATATCTTACACTTATTAATAAAAAAGCATTAAAGTACAAACCAGAGAATATTGATATTAACAATATGACATGGGAACAACTTGCAGAATGGGCTAATCTTGTAGCAAAAGCAGAAGGTGAAGGAAAATTTGCTGTTACTGGTGTTCCTATGAAATCATTGATTTATCAAATTGGTGCTATTGCATTATCTTATGGTGCAGACTGGCCAAATTTAGACAATCCAGGTTCAATGGCAGCATGGTATCTTATTTATAAGATGAAAGATGCATTTTCACCAGCAATAAAAACATATGACGATACAAGACCTCCAATGAAAAGAGGAGAAACATGGATGACAGTTGCACATTGTGCAAGGGTTGGAGAGGTATATAACAGCAATCCTACACAGTTTATAGTTGCACCTGCACCAAAAGGACCAGCAGGAAGAGGTTCTGTAGCAGGTACAAGCGGATTTGCAATTGTAAAAGGAACAAAACACTTTAATCTTGCTTTGAAATTCTTAGAATATATGACAAGACCAGATATAATGCTTAAAGCAAGTAAAGGTACAGGTGGATTTATACCTCCAGTTGACGAAGCTATAAAATATCTTGGGAATGATGCACAAGATGAAATTATCAAGAATGCTGTAACAGTTATGAATACAGGTGTATTATCATACATTGCACCTATCTGGAAAGACTGGGGACAGGTAAAATTAGTATATGATGATTTATTCAAAAAGATGATTCTTGAAGATAAAAAGTTTGAGCCTGATTTAATGGAATTATATCAATTTAAGATTGATGCAATGAGAAAATAA
- a CDS encoding carbohydrate ABC transporter permease, with the protein MSTQRLEKRWIPYILIAPTIIYYLIFWVRPVITAIIYSFFDESNIFTLNNYITIFKDPYFKQAVFNTSFFVIVSVTLEFVIALMLALIINKKFRGSQVLLSIALIPMALPAVAVGAMWSSGFASYGWMNSILYHLGIIDANQKIVFLAGNDFQSLMLIILIDAWQVIPFMMVILLAGLQGIPKDSIEAGYIFGGTKFTVLRKITIPMLKPSIQTALILRIISAIQVWLIVVMIYGYRRIPVLLEEVVFYKEQILGFYRVALAYSVIVSVIVSIVSIIYLKVSGAFEKEES; encoded by the coding sequence TTGAGTACACAAAGACTTGAAAAAAGATGGATACCTTACATTTTAATTGCTCCAACAATTATATATTATTTAATCTTCTGGGTAAGACCGGTTATAACCGCTATTATATATAGTTTTTTTGATGAAAGTAATATATTTACCTTGAATAATTATATTACCATTTTTAAAGATCCATATTTTAAACAGGCAGTTTTTAACACATCATTTTTTGTAATAGTGTCAGTTACTTTAGAATTTGTAATCGCATTAATGCTTGCATTAATAATAAATAAAAAATTTAGAGGTTCGCAGGTGCTTTTATCTATTGCTTTAATTCCTATGGCTTTACCTGCTGTTGCAGTTGGAGCTATGTGGTCAAGTGGATTTGCGTCATATGGTTGGATGAATAGTATTCTTTATCATCTTGGTATAATAGATGCAAATCAAAAAATTGTATTTCTTGCAGGGAATGATTTTCAATCACTTATGTTAATAATATTAATTGATGCATGGCAGGTTATTCCTTTTATGATGGTTATTTTATTAGCAGGACTTCAAGGGATACCGAAGGATTCAATAGAAGCAGGATATATATTCGGCGGGACAAAGTTTACTGTTTTGAGAAAAATTACAATTCCCATGTTAAAACCGAGTATTCAAACAGCATTAATTTTGAGAATAATTTCAGCTATTCAGGTATGGTTGATAGTTGTTATGATATATGGATACAGAAGAATACCAGTATTATTGGAAGAGGTTGTATTTTATAAAGAACAAATTCTTGGTTTTTATAGAGTAGCACTTGCATATTCTGTAATAGTTTCGGTTATAGTTTCTATAGTTTCAATAATATATTTGAAGGTTTCCGGTGCCTTTGAAAAGGAGGAATCCTAA